In Bos indicus isolate NIAB-ARS_2022 breed Sahiwal x Tharparkar chromosome 10, NIAB-ARS_B.indTharparkar_mat_pri_1.0, whole genome shotgun sequence, the DNA window AGGATTTGATGTAAGCAACAAAGTCAGTAAAGATTTCCTGAAGACGCAACTGGAGCTAAAATCTAAAtgataaatagatgttgaataaGAATGGAAGACAAAAGATTCCCTGAAGGGGAAACAATCTGTGCTTCCCCTTGAGGCCAGAGTGGGCACTGGGAGTGAAACCTGGAACTACACTGAGAGAAAATGAGAGGAGATTTATTCAGGATGAGGCTGAAATAAGTAGTGGGATACTCTTTCTAGGAGAATGAGAAGGCAAGGAAAACTTAAAATCTTCCTCCAAGGAAGGCAATATGAACAGACTAGATATTTATGACTATCACTTGGATCCCTGTGTACAGAGTAGGTTTGAAGGAATCTGGACTGgatgttggggcttcccatgtggttctAGTGGTGAAGAAagtgtctgccaatgcaggagacttaaggaacgtgggtttgatccctaggtcaggaagatcccctggaggagggcatggcaatccattccagtattcttgcctgaagaatcccatggacagaggagcctggcaatctatacagtccatggggtcacaaagagttgggcacaactgagtgacttagcacacagcacacaaatggaaaaaataggcTATACTGGACGTATGACACTTTGGCAAGCACTGGAAACTAATGTTGGATTTTTACAGTGCACTACAAAATGTTCTATAAATTTGCGTTGAAAATATTTGATTCATATCTCTATCTCCTCCAGGCCATACATCTTGAGGTGCTTCAACGTATTCTTAGAAACAATCCCAGATACAGAATAAATACAATGCCatatataaagagaaatgaatgGTTTTAGGAGAcagataaaagaatgaataattggTTCATGAATATACCTATATGTGAACAGTAGGAAACCAGTAGTGTCATTTGTTTAGGCTTTCAAAAATCTTCCCAACAGGGTTTATGTCACCAATAAAAAATATTGGTAATTAAGAGAAAGAGTAGTGAGAAAAGAGGCAGAAAGGCAGAAGACAATGAGGCCAGAGAGACTGGTATTTCCTTAGCCTGGAATCAGATACTTTGTAACTTGTTGAGGGAGAATCTTAACAGAAAATTTTCCTGCTGAAGAAGATATCTATATCATCAAAATTACAAAGAGATAACTGATATAATAAACCTGAAGGACTTGGATGACATGTGAGTATTATCCAACTCACCAAAGGAATGAGAAAAAGACCCATTCTTGGTAAATGTGGAGATTATCAATGGAATAATTAGCATCTTGGTTACTTCAAGATGTAGATTATGAGTAAATATATGGACAAATTGAAACAATTAtcagtttaaaattttgaaagaaaagagaagtaaagaAACTAGCTAGAAAGAAATGATTATAATTAGAACATATGTGTGTAATCccatataaataaacataaattttgaaTTAAGGTTTTATTTGTCTGAATGTTTATTCTCTTTAGGGAAGAGAAGCAGTCTTATAGAGTGTGGTAACACTCAGAGCTAATGAACTAGAAAGAGCTAATTTCATAATACCAGATACAGGCAACATAATGATCAGGATAAAATCCTTTTAATATCATTTATGAAATCTTAAAACTCACGAATGGTCTGAAAGCTCTCTTCATTGCTACCTTCATCTCTTTGTTCCTGAATGTGTAGAtgactggatttaaaaaaggagtGAGAACAGCATCAGAAAGAGCAAGAAACTTGTCCATTTGGGAACTGGGGTGTGGCCAAGTATAGATAAACATGATTggaccaaaaaacaaaataaccacAGTGATGTGAGCTGACAAAGTGGACAGGGCCTTGGGTGAACCACCTGAGGAGCGTTTCCAAACAGTTAACAGGATGAACATATAGGAGATGAGGAGTATAAAGAAGGAACTAACACAGATAAACCCAGTATTGCCAGTGACCATGAACTGAAGTCTGTAAGTATCTGTACAGGCCAGTCTGAGGAGCCGAGGAAGATCACAGTAAAAGCTGTCCAATACATTCGGACCACAGAAGGGCAAATTAACAATAAATGCTAGCTGGAACAGTGAGTGGCTGACACCAAGGGCCCAGGCAGCAGCCAGAAACAAAATGCACATCCTCGGGCTCATGATGCTCAGATAGTGGAGAGGCTTACATATGGCAACATATCTGTCAAAGGCCATGGCTATGAGCAGCACCATCTCCACCCCACCAATGACATGGATGAAGAAGATCTGAGCAATGCAGCCTCCAAAAGAAATGACTTTACGCTTTCTGAAAAGGTCATAGATCATCTTGGGAGAAGTGACAGAGCAGGCTCCCAAGTCAATGAAGGAGAGGCTGGCCAGTAGGAAGTACATGGGGGAATGTAAGTGAGGATCAGTAGTCACAGAAAACACAATGAGGATGTTTCCAGCCATGCTTCCTACATAGAGCACAGAGGAGAACACCAGGAGGAGCAGCTGGATCCCCCAAGAATGAGTGAGTCCCAGAAACACAAACTCAGACACCGAGTGATTCCCTCCATCCATCGATCCAGCCAACAGGGCTGCCACTGAAATACtgataaatatgaaaatgaagaggaaagtgTTATTATGGAGATGATAATTTCTGATTTCAGTATTCTCATAATGAATGAAAAGTA includes these proteins:
- the LOC139185148 gene encoding olfactory receptor 4F3/4F16/4F29-like yields the protein MDGGNHSVSEFVFLGLTHSWGIQLLLLVFSSVLYVGSMAGNILIVFSVTTDPHLHSPMYFLLASLSFIDLGACSVTSPKMIYDLFRKRKVISFGGCIAQIFFIHVIGGVEMVLLIAMAFDRYVAICKPLHYLSIMSPRMCILFLAAAWALGVSHSLFQLAFIVNLPFCGPNVLDSFYCDLPRLLRLACTDTYRLQFMVTGNTGFICVSSFFILLISYMFILLTVWKRSSGGSPKALSTLSAHITVVILFFGPIMFIYTWPHPSSQMDKFLALSDAVLTPFLNPVIYTFRNKEMKVAMKRAFRPFVSFKIS